The Paenibacillus tianjinensis genome has a window encoding:
- a CDS encoding glycoside hydrolase family 65 protein, whose amino-acid sequence MKQYLKIDEWSIIEESFDPQTQEISESVFSIGNGYMGGRANFEEQYSGHSLQGSYMAGVYYPDKTRVGWWKNGYPEYFAKVLNSTNWIGINIDLDGTPLDLAACTVSQFRRVLNMKEGTLSRSFTATLEDGKEVQVESIRIVSMARHEIGAIRYSIIPVNFAGQLTITPYLDGDIKNKDSNYDEKFWNEVEKKSEAEGGYLTLKTKKLDFHVTSAFAYDILVNGEKLTTTPEAIEQEKYVASKVSLAVQAGDQVVIYKYAANVTSRNYGLGQLVEAAHTALNSAREAGFVTLLTEQAAAWGDKWKESDIIIEGDVSAQQAIRFNIFQLNQTYTGEDDRLNIGPKGFTGEKYGGSTYWDTEAYCVPFYLSTADSTIARNLLIYRYKHLEKAKENARKLGFKKGALYPMVTMNGEECHNEWEITFEEIHRNGAIAYAIYNYVNYTGDKAYLGQYGLEVLVEISRFWEERVHYVPRKDQYVMLGVTGPNEYENNVNNNWYTNRIAAWTMEYTLEALAYLQENESSRYAELADKLELADSETAQWNEIISKMYYPSDEELGIFLQQDGFLDKEIIQVKDVLPENLPLNQKWSWDRILRSCFIKQADVLQGLYFLGDRYDLDTKKRNFDFYEPITVHESSLSPCIHAILACELGYKEKAYEMYLRTSRLDLDNYNNDTEDGCHTTSMAGTWMSIVHGFGGLRVQADRLILKPSNPGHWTSYSFKIMFRGSRLKVIVTDLQVTVVNETDVPAALTIHGKEYTVNGLSSVTAEGTPVTA is encoded by the coding sequence ATGAAACAATATTTGAAAATTGATGAATGGTCCATCATTGAAGAGTCCTTCGATCCGCAGACCCAGGAAATTTCCGAGAGCGTATTCAGCATCGGGAACGGCTATATGGGCGGCAGAGCGAACTTTGAAGAGCAGTACAGCGGTCACAGCCTGCAGGGCAGTTATATGGCGGGTGTGTACTATCCTGACAAAACACGGGTCGGCTGGTGGAAAAACGGCTATCCGGAGTATTTTGCCAAAGTGCTGAACAGCACCAACTGGATTGGGATCAATATTGACCTGGACGGTACTCCGCTCGATCTGGCTGCCTGCACTGTAAGCCAGTTCCGCCGTGTGCTTAATATGAAGGAAGGCACGCTGTCCCGCAGCTTCACCGCCACCCTTGAAGACGGCAAAGAGGTTCAGGTGGAGAGCATCCGCATTGTCAGCATGGCCCGCCACGAGATCGGCGCCATCCGCTATTCCATTATTCCGGTGAATTTTGCCGGACAGCTTACGATCACTCCTTACCTCGACGGCGACATCAAGAACAAGGACTCCAACTACGATGAGAAGTTCTGGAACGAAGTGGAGAAGAAAAGCGAAGCGGAAGGCGGATACCTGACCCTCAAAACGAAGAAGCTTGATTTCCATGTGACTTCGGCGTTTGCCTACGACATTTTGGTCAATGGTGAAAAGCTTACAACGACACCTGAAGCAATTGAGCAGGAGAAATACGTGGCTAGTAAAGTCAGCCTTGCGGTACAGGCCGGTGATCAGGTGGTTATCTATAAATATGCCGCCAATGTGACCTCCCGAAATTACGGACTCGGCCAGCTTGTAGAGGCGGCCCATACCGCGCTGAACAGCGCCCGGGAAGCCGGATTTGTGACGCTTTTGACTGAACAGGCTGCAGCATGGGGCGACAAATGGAAGGAAAGCGACATTATTATTGAAGGGGATGTCTCGGCACAGCAGGCGATCCGCTTTAACATTTTCCAGCTTAATCAGACCTACACCGGCGAAGATGACCGGCTGAATATCGGGCCTAAAGGCTTCACGGGTGAAAAATACGGCGGCAGCACTTACTGGGATACCGAAGCGTATTGTGTGCCATTCTATCTGAGTACTGCGGATTCCACCATTGCCCGCAATCTGCTGATCTACCGCTACAAGCATCTGGAAAAGGCCAAGGAAAACGCCCGCAAGCTCGGCTTCAAAAAGGGTGCACTTTATCCGATGGTGACTATGAACGGCGAAGAATGCCACAACGAGTGGGAGATTACTTTCGAGGAAATTCACCGCAACGGTGCCATTGCCTATGCGATCTACAACTATGTGAACTACACTGGCGACAAGGCTTACCTGGGCCAATACGGCCTTGAGGTACTGGTGGAGATCTCCCGCTTCTGGGAAGAACGTGTACATTATGTACCGCGCAAGGATCAGTATGTGATGCTCGGCGTAACCGGTCCGAACGAATACGAGAACAACGTTAATAACAACTGGTATACGAACCGGATCGCTGCCTGGACCATGGAATATACACTGGAAGCGCTGGCGTACCTGCAGGAAAATGAAAGTTCCCGTTATGCCGAGCTCGCCGACAAACTGGAGCTTGCAGACAGCGAAACCGCCCAGTGGAATGAAATTATCAGCAAAATGTATTATCCGTCCGATGAAGAGCTTGGCATCTTCCTGCAGCAGGACGGTTTCCTCGACAAGGAAATCATTCAGGTAAAGGATGTTCTGCCGGAGAACCTACCGCTTAACCAAAAATGGTCCTGGGACCGCATCCTTCGTTCCTGCTTCATTAAACAGGCCGATGTGCTTCAGGGATTGTATTTCCTTGGTGACCGCTATGATCTGGACACCAAAAAACGGAATTTCGACTTCTACGAGCCGATTACTGTTCATGAGTCTTCCCTCTCCCCTTGTATCCATGCCATTCTGGCTTGTGAGCTGGGCTACAAGGAAAAAGCTTATGAAATGTACCTGCGTACTTCGAGACTGGATCTCGACAACTACAATAATGATACGGAAGACGGCTGCCACACCACCAGTATGGCAGGAACGTGGATGTCGATTGTACACGGCTTTGGCGGATTGCGCGTTCAAGCAGACCGGCTGATCCTGAAGCCTTCCAATCCGGGACACTGGACATCGTATTCGTTCAAAATCATGTTCCGCGGCTCACGGCTGAAGGTTATCGTTACTGATCTACAGGTTACGGTTGTCAATGAAACCGATGTTCCGGCGGCACTTACGATTCACGGCAAGGAGTATACTGTGAACGGGCTAAGCAGCGTTACTGCTGAGGGCACCCCAGTAACGGCATAA
- the pgmB gene encoding beta-phosphoglucomutase, whose amino-acid sequence MSVIKACLFDLDGVLVDTAKYHFIAWRELAEELGFVFTEQDNERLKGVSRAASLNILLEIGGLEFDEAEKARLAEQKNNRYVEYIAKMDSSEILPGALSFLKECREVGIKVALGSASKNAMTILNNTGLTPYFDAIIDGTHTSAAKPDPEVFLLGAQAVSVPAEHCVVFEDAEAGILAANRAGMSSVGIGSPETLAEANFVVPSLAQISVAKLQELFAAV is encoded by the coding sequence ATGTCAGTAATTAAAGCTTGTTTGTTTGATTTGGACGGCGTGCTCGTCGACACCGCCAAATATCATTTTATCGCCTGGAGAGAGCTTGCCGAAGAACTCGGATTTGTGTTCACCGAGCAGGACAATGAGCGCCTTAAGGGCGTCAGCCGGGCCGCTTCGCTGAATATCCTGCTGGAAATTGGCGGACTTGAGTTTGACGAAGCGGAAAAAGCACGGCTTGCCGAGCAAAAAAACAACCGCTATGTGGAATACATCGCCAAAATGGACAGCTCCGAGATTCTGCCGGGCGCGCTATCCTTCCTGAAGGAATGCCGTGAAGTCGGCATCAAGGTAGCCCTCGGGTCAGCCAGCAAAAATGCGATGACGATTCTGAACAACACCGGCCTGACTCCCTACTTCGATGCAATCATCGACGGTACGCATACCAGTGCAGCGAAACCTGATCCTGAAGTGTTCTTGCTGGGTGCCCAGGCGGTGTCTGTACCGGCAGAGCACTGCGTCGTCTTCGAAGATGCAGAAGCAGGAATCCTTGCTGCAAACCGTGCGGGTATGAGCAGCGTAGGCATCGGTTCACCGGAAACGCTGGCTGAAGCGAACTTCGTCGTACCTTCCCTCGCCCAGATCAGTGTCGCCAAGCTGCAGGAATTATTTGCTGCTGTTTGA
- a CDS encoding LacI family DNA-binding transcriptional regulator: MTVTIKDVAKKAGVSPSTVSRVLSGHPRISLETSRKVKVIMEEMGYTPNMMAKSLVSKTTNSICIILPKPAEELFSNLFFMELIRGIVTQSSRSGYDVLISSGANEKEELEAVSRLLKGRRVDGVILLYSRKDDAVIDFLESGGYPFVLIGRSDRYEDILSVDNDNVMAAFDATNHLISMGHERIGFVSGPPNLIVSRDRLEGYRKAMQSSGLEMRTEWIVEGEFLQDSGYRAMSFFMNLPNRPTALVAVDDMVSFGVLRGLNELKYKVPEDLAIVSFNNIPLSELSSPPISSIDIGIYHLGYTASQVLIQSIQKPDNDAGYTNRFVIPHRLIVRESSMYAPGKK; encoded by the coding sequence ATGACAGTTACCATTAAGGATGTGGCTAAGAAAGCGGGAGTTTCTCCCTCCACGGTATCCCGGGTGTTGTCAGGCCATCCCAGAATCAGCCTAGAAACTTCCCGTAAAGTTAAAGTAATCATGGAGGAAATGGGCTACACTCCGAATATGATGGCTAAGAGCCTGGTCTCGAAAACAACCAACAGCATTTGTATTATCTTGCCGAAGCCTGCTGAGGAGCTTTTCTCCAATCTGTTCTTTATGGAATTGATCCGCGGGATTGTTACCCAATCCAGCCGGTCCGGCTATGATGTGCTGATTAGTTCCGGAGCAAACGAGAAGGAAGAGCTGGAGGCTGTCTCCCGCCTGCTCAAAGGGCGCCGGGTGGACGGCGTTATTCTGCTGTACTCACGTAAAGATGATGCGGTTATTGATTTTCTCGAATCCGGCGGTTATCCCTTTGTCCTTATTGGACGAAGCGACCGCTATGAGGATATATTATCCGTGGATAACGATAATGTCATGGCAGCCTTTGATGCTACGAACCATCTGATTTCTATGGGACATGAGCGCATCGGCTTTGTCAGCGGGCCGCCTAATCTCATCGTTTCACGCGACCGTCTTGAAGGATACCGCAAAGCCATGCAAAGCAGCGGTCTGGAGATGCGGACGGAATGGATTGTGGAGGGCGAATTTCTGCAGGATAGCGGCTACCGGGCCATGTCATTCTTTATGAATCTCCCGAACCGCCCGACAGCGCTTGTTGCCGTCGATGATATGGTCTCTTTCGGGGTGCTGCGCGGTCTGAACGAACTGAAATACAAGGTACCCGAGGATTTGGCGATTGTCAGCTTTAACAACATCCCGCTCTCGGAATTGTCCAGCCCGCCGATCAGCAGTATTGACATCGGTATTTATCATCTTGGTTATACGGCCTCCCAGGTGTTGATCCAAAGCATCCAGAAGCCGGATAATGATGCCGGATATACAAACCGTTTCGTCATTCCCCACCGTTTGATCGTTAGAGAATCTTCTATGTATGCTCCAGGGAAGAAATGA